The proteins below come from a single Chitinophaga pinensis DSM 2588 genomic window:
- a CDS encoding ParA family protein, whose protein sequence is MITISIAIQKGGSGKTTTALNLAAALQRMGKNVLLIDLDPQANLTQSLGIADDSPMSIYELLKQAASGELTEVQQAIVETAVLPLIPANLELASAELELVSMYGREQLLNQILTQVEDIYDIVVIDCPPAVGMLTVNALTASDYVLMPLQAEFLPFKGVQRFVKNVQLIKKQLNKKLEILGIVLTKFDEHKSMHRQIRTQLQELYPGWVLEAGIRSNISLAKAQEQSQDIFTFDHNANGAKDYHALANEIKERLLTVAE, encoded by the coding sequence ATGATCACTATTTCCATTGCCATACAGAAAGGCGGATCGGGAAAGACCACTACTGCGCTTAACCTGGCAGCTGCGTTGCAGCGAATGGGTAAGAACGTATTATTGATCGATCTTGATCCGCAGGCAAACCTTACCCAATCCCTGGGTATTGCCGACGATTCCCCCATGAGTATTTACGAGTTGCTGAAACAGGCTGCTTCCGGCGAACTCACAGAAGTACAGCAGGCAATCGTAGAAACAGCCGTATTACCACTGATCCCCGCCAATCTTGAACTGGCCAGTGCTGAACTGGAACTGGTAAGTATGTATGGCAGAGAGCAGCTGTTGAATCAGATCCTGACACAGGTAGAGGATATATACGACATCGTGGTGATTGATTGTCCGCCGGCAGTCGGTATGCTGACTGTCAACGCACTTACCGCCAGCGACTACGTATTGATGCCTTTACAGGCAGAATTCCTGCCCTTTAAAGGTGTACAACGCTTTGTAAAGAATGTGCAGCTGATCAAAAAGCAGTTGAATAAAAAACTGGAGATACTTGGCATCGTACTCACAAAATTTGACGAACATAAAAGTATGCATCGTCAGATCAGGACACAGTTACAGGAACTCTATCCTGGTTGGGTACTGGAAGCCGGCATCCGCAGTAATATTTCCCTGGCAAAAGCACAGGAACAATCCCAGGACATTTTCACATTTGATCATAATGCCAATGGCGCAAAGGATTATCATGCGCTGGCAAACGAAATAAAAGAACGCCTTTTAACAGTAGCTGAATAA
- a CDS encoding tail fiber domain-containing protein: MSITTRAALKAQFKTGAIPTSQDFFNLIDSTLVRRDDAFFGKWAAGTCYYEGDVVIYNNALYTCVPAGDKPCGCEGKEGDTKADKSKGHCSVDNPEIDCTNWKMLDIDASDEDWEIVRNEDKVPVIMYAKVFGKIGMGTEDPKARVHIHADEVKGDFLFSPDNAQTPEFVIQQTGGEAPTQSLSEKIADNKAVFTTNTDGFLFTTTVPPVPVEGEENVPKEAAAVKPVFITTPDAGAAVGIGTTVPEGAVDIQNQPAARLILNPVQSVVPQAVWLHKGEYGQQSYLNTALDGIAATFTTNAAEGFYFRKGLEDGKNYLKNIAKPATETLVSIKQDGRVGIGTESPVTNVEITKENSAGAFLLCLDNTNPGFSIINNRPNNEKRNYLLLGADNDWGAFLTDASKGFVFKRGGEYGNGNELEINQGDDLVTISNEGKTIIGGLTAQGFDLNVKGKARSFGLYLDTDVRKVTNQAKLGSVIDKVKRLNPITFNFNQKANCPSNESQIGFLPHQVEEFFPELVNTDGDGTQTLAYANMVAVLTKAIQEQQDTIAALQKRLDALEGK; encoded by the coding sequence ATGTCTATAACAACCAGAGCAGCGCTGAAAGCACAATTTAAGACCGGCGCTATACCCACCTCGCAGGATTTCTTCAACCTGATAGACTCAACGCTGGTGAGAAGGGATGATGCTTTTTTCGGCAAGTGGGCAGCTGGGACCTGCTACTACGAAGGCGATGTAGTGATCTACAATAATGCATTATACACCTGTGTACCAGCCGGCGATAAACCCTGCGGCTGTGAAGGAAAAGAAGGAGATACCAAGGCAGACAAGTCGAAAGGACATTGCTCCGTGGACAATCCTGAGATTGATTGTACAAACTGGAAAATGCTGGATATCGATGCTTCTGATGAAGATTGGGAGATCGTCCGCAATGAAGATAAAGTACCGGTTATCATGTACGCGAAAGTATTTGGTAAGATCGGTATGGGTACAGAAGATCCCAAAGCGCGTGTGCACATTCATGCAGACGAGGTGAAAGGAGATTTTCTGTTTAGTCCGGATAATGCACAGACCCCTGAGTTTGTGATCCAGCAGACAGGAGGCGAAGCGCCAACGCAATCCCTGTCTGAAAAGATAGCAGACAACAAAGCTGTTTTTACAACGAATACAGACGGTTTCCTGTTTACAACCACGGTGCCTCCGGTGCCAGTAGAAGGAGAGGAGAATGTACCGAAGGAAGCAGCCGCGGTGAAGCCGGTGTTTATCACCACACCAGATGCCGGTGCGGCAGTAGGTATCGGTACAACAGTGCCGGAAGGTGCTGTTGATATCCAGAACCAGCCGGCAGCCAGACTGATACTGAATCCGGTACAATCAGTCGTACCACAGGCGGTATGGTTGCACAAAGGTGAATATGGTCAGCAGAGTTATCTGAACACCGCGCTGGATGGTATCGCTGCTACTTTCACCACGAATGCGGCAGAAGGCTTTTATTTCCGTAAAGGACTGGAAGATGGTAAGAACTATCTGAAGAATATTGCCAAACCTGCGACGGAGACCTTAGTGTCTATCAAACAGGATGGCCGTGTAGGGATCGGTACTGAATCGCCGGTCACCAATGTAGAGATCACCAAAGAGAACAGTGCCGGCGCATTCCTGCTGTGTCTCGACAACACCAATCCTGGTTTCAGTATCATCAATAACCGTCCTAACAACGAGAAGAGAAATTATCTGTTGCTGGGCGCTGATAACGACTGGGGGGCTTTCCTGACGGATGCTTCCAAAGGTTTTGTATTCAAGAGAGGTGGTGAATATGGTAATGGCAACGAGCTTGAGATCAATCAGGGCGATGACCTGGTGACGATCTCCAACGAAGGTAAAACCATCATAGGTGGTTTGACTGCACAGGGTTTTGATCTGAATGTAAAAGGTAAAGCCAGAAGTTTTGGCTTGTACCTGGATACTGATGTCCGCAAGGTGACAAATCAGGCGAAACTGGGCAGTGTGATCGATAAGGTAAAGCGACTGAATCCTATCACTTTCAACTTCAACCAGAAGGCGAATTGTCCTTCCAATGAATCACAGATCGGTTTCCTGCCACACCAGGTTGAGGAGTTCTTCCCGGAACTGGTGAATACGGACGGCGATGGTACACAGACCCTGGCATATGCCAATATGGTTGCTGTGCTGACCAAAGCGATACAGGAACAGCAGGATACGATTGCTGCCCTGCAAAAGCGCCTGGATGCCCTGGAAGGCAAATAA
- a CDS encoding contractile injection system tape measure protein produces MEQQHAIGKLVVEVQLPSRDDAFSIQQALSMRCNVELTPMLSQLLDSWADPDTLLQIDKLEVDLGNCNMKALQEELPGMVIAYLQKHFQDATAVPSPELNIQQMQRRPLTQGYFESWLYFMQHGVLPSTAVRWEQEEWEAGILTALATETSALKQCQDLLSAHPYTVRRLVMQFSRSFVYNWVLAFSAGAYRQQLVLIDEWDAFVFSPRFVTVMKAQIAQQSLPSLPLPAHSHYATQVMEWLIGDIVIAGKAISHPALLEQLVRLLGSVSQLPARLFTLERVTAAGVSMPVAVHEAIGAVAGRYSAEMTELRTTFSTTPAIKSIAPDGRTKDQQEATERLRREQQLAAALRRKQEQDTAAKQSSSSGAPSSEAADHNKRKDQKDQSTSGESPTAEERSMADKGTVSNEQKHSSDTETGEEPAPAGLPEEGTVYYINNAGLILLHPYLSYCFDALELREGQQFKDETAKHKAVQLIGYMAYGEEEIPEWDLVLPKILCGISPTEPVRRFMPLSEAEKDEANQLLGAVITHWNALGNTSPDGLRGNFLLREGKLEWKEEEWQLFVTQQAYDMLLNRLPWGFSVVGLSWMPWLIKTVWV; encoded by the coding sequence ATGGAACAACAACACGCCATAGGAAAACTGGTGGTGGAGGTACAGTTACCTTCCAGGGATGATGCTTTTTCAATACAGCAGGCACTGAGTATGCGTTGTAATGTGGAACTGACACCAATGTTAAGTCAATTACTGGATAGCTGGGCGGATCCTGATACGTTGTTACAGATTGACAAGTTGGAGGTGGATCTGGGTAATTGCAATATGAAGGCTTTACAGGAAGAGTTACCTGGAATGGTGATCGCTTATCTGCAGAAGCATTTTCAGGATGCGACAGCAGTGCCATCACCGGAGTTAAATATACAGCAGATGCAGCGTCGTCCGCTGACACAGGGATATTTTGAGAGCTGGCTGTATTTCATGCAACATGGCGTATTGCCATCTACAGCTGTCAGATGGGAACAGGAGGAATGGGAAGCGGGTATTCTGACGGCGCTGGCTACAGAAACGAGTGCTTTGAAACAATGCCAGGACCTGCTGTCGGCGCATCCTTATACGGTACGCCGCCTGGTGATGCAGTTCTCCCGGAGTTTTGTATACAACTGGGTGCTCGCTTTCAGTGCGGGCGCTTACAGACAACAGCTGGTACTGATAGATGAATGGGACGCGTTTGTGTTTAGTCCGCGGTTTGTTACCGTGATGAAAGCACAGATTGCGCAGCAATCGCTTCCTTCCCTTCCATTACCAGCGCATAGTCATTATGCAACGCAGGTGATGGAGTGGCTGATAGGAGATATCGTGATTGCGGGAAAAGCGATCAGTCACCCGGCATTACTGGAGCAATTAGTACGATTGCTAGGTAGTGTATCACAATTGCCGGCGCGTTTATTTACACTGGAAAGAGTGACTGCTGCGGGTGTCAGTATGCCTGTAGCCGTACATGAAGCCATAGGTGCTGTGGCTGGCAGATATTCAGCGGAGATGACGGAACTCAGAACGACGTTCAGTACAACGCCAGCTATTAAAAGTATTGCGCCTGATGGTCGTACAAAAGATCAACAGGAGGCTACAGAACGTCTTCGGCGGGAGCAACAGCTTGCGGCTGCATTACGCAGGAAGCAGGAGCAGGATACGGCGGCAAAACAATCTTCTTCATCAGGTGCGCCGTCCTCAGAGGCAGCTGATCATAATAAGCGCAAAGATCAAAAGGATCAAAGCACATCCGGAGAAAGTCCGACGGCGGAAGAGCGCAGTATGGCTGATAAAGGAACTGTAAGTAATGAACAAAAGCATTCATCTGATACCGAAACGGGAGAGGAGCCTGCTCCGGCAGGTCTGCCTGAAGAAGGAACGGTGTATTACATCAATAATGCCGGACTGATATTGCTGCATCCCTATCTTTCTTATTGTTTCGATGCATTGGAACTGAGAGAGGGACAGCAGTTTAAAGATGAAACGGCAAAACATAAAGCCGTACAGCTCATTGGCTATATGGCCTATGGTGAAGAGGAGATTCCGGAGTGGGATCTGGTGTTGCCAAAGATCTTGTGTGGTATATCACCTACGGAACCTGTGAGACGTTTCATGCCATTATCCGAAGCAGAAAAAGATGAAGCCAATCAGTTACTGGGCGCTGTGATCACACACTGGAATGCTTTGGGTAATACCTCACCTGACGGCTTACGCGGCAATTTCTTATTGCGGGAAGGTAAGCTGGAATGGAAAGAAGAGGAGTGGCAGTTGTTTGTCACGCAGCAGGCATATGATATGCTGTTGAACCGTTTGCCCTGGGGTTTCAGTGTGGTAGGATTGTCGTGGATGCCTTGGCTGATTAAGACCGTCTGGGTCTAG
- a CDS encoding DUF4157 domain-containing protein, with product MIKATDNKSKTAKTRQQPAGGSFFNKDKGADSAFLGETAASEEPFFVQRKLTIGKPDDHYEKQADQVADKVVQRMSQPAPVQAKAATPSPVSTVPSGSVPASAAQPAVMQKKEQEKKEEDIQPDEKKLQRKPIFDSMGDPPDDIQKKETAQAPAPAADTKASGGNHLEQRLQSTKGAGSPLASETRSAMESAIGADFSGVRVHTGKEAAELSNDLQAQAFTHGNDIYFNENKFDESSSTGRHLLAHELTHTVQQGAAVQRKATPESGALKEDAPVAATGKQGASAVQTKADTTLSADGMTIQRAPAKAGGAPSAAVSGEVVNIAAGKFNPSAALQEAIRASERKGLDVNVSAGKIAGAGVMKVREKDGVMESLKNAYLPLNMPMFSAANPMLAVRLASGEISGFATIGQSNMPEAIPQWLRKNGKAIGWLTGIDVENVLSKATNTFENGNFTFTLNGIKVKVGGFASATMDLGFTNMQPSAHVVAEMDIHGMAKGNLDITLAEDKMSGEGAFGVSFKGFSGEVAAKFQEGVLDVKGMVQYDGDKLSGSLMLVMTDKKTADNFAVTQLGGAPAAEAAPPAEVPAAAPGKGPRGMAGVGTLTFNLTEWFAGSVNVIVDGKGCVTVVGKIAPPKEIILFQQKDYSKELFKMEARAAYGLPVIGNVFVFANMALIAMAKVGPAKIYNIEVEGTYSNNPDIAKSITLSGSLNMSAYAGLRLRAEGGAGLELLGHDLKVGVGVNADAGVKGYVDARPTIGYRDPGEFFFKGHMEIAAQPFLGLSGDLFVEVDSPWWSPLPDKKWTWPIGALEYPLPGEFGIGADMEYVLGSGKVPEVTFSEAKFDGGKFMTDLVDDHVPGKSGAGDKEKQGKFTDGGGAGAAPAAGAPPPAAAGGKPGAPGGKPGAPAAPGKGGAGGPGGGKGAGKDKGADKADPEQMKNFAAAMQKVKALEGHKPMTREELTGAIEGIKKQHNTPGITFVPQGNDLWIVTGVIKGQPNKQSVKVKANMKPGDEKDKKGDDKDKEKQVSLGLQAIDTEEKQYMAKGGLTREEADKVATTVKGHHPIFKAITVIDGGKRWDYSYVQAAKIKPGEPKAPPTKAQFLAWLKAKFGVKIFRGDDYRAYVREKGIDDDTGAAWRKEWVDNAVLYRQVSSKGANDPYPNLCFADVFKEEPRETDIDRRYDYGYGNPSKDSKTGLAIIKKSLIRAKKYGWKEGLEDDPTYLKSKFARYECKRTKDIVTYENIVLGHDDKEGASENWNRIGHTKHRTVNVAWNNNPDNYWGVESPAASQVSSSKAPRYKEPGPGSHPMWWKKDHAEYYFKNKK from the coding sequence ATGATCAAAGCAACCGATAATAAAAGCAAAACTGCAAAAACGAGGCAACAGCCTGCAGGCGGCTCCTTCTTCAACAAAGATAAGGGAGCTGACAGCGCGTTTTTGGGGGAGACTGCCGCATCGGAAGAACCCTTTTTCGTTCAACGGAAACTTACCATCGGAAAACCAGATGACCATTATGAGAAGCAGGCTGACCAGGTAGCTGACAAGGTAGTACAGCGCATGAGTCAACCAGCGCCCGTACAAGCCAAGGCGGCTACACCTTCTCCTGTCAGTACTGTTCCTTCCGGCAGTGTGCCGGCATCCGCTGCACAGCCTGCGGTGATGCAAAAGAAAGAGCAGGAGAAGAAAGAAGAAGATATACAGCCGGATGAAAAGAAGCTGCAACGCAAGCCTATATTCGATAGTATGGGCGATCCGCCGGATGATATCCAGAAGAAAGAAACTGCGCAGGCGCCTGCACCTGCAGCAGATACGAAGGCGAGTGGCGGCAATCATCTTGAACAGCGTTTACAAAGTACTAAAGGTGCGGGTTCGCCCTTGGCATCAGAGACACGCTCTGCAATGGAATCTGCCATTGGCGCTGACTTTAGTGGTGTGCGCGTACACACCGGTAAAGAAGCAGCAGAACTGAGTAATGATCTGCAGGCGCAGGCCTTCACACATGGCAATGATATTTATTTCAATGAGAATAAGTTTGATGAAAGCAGCAGTACGGGCCGGCATTTGCTGGCGCATGAACTGACGCATACCGTACAACAAGGTGCTGCTGTACAGCGAAAGGCTACACCTGAAAGCGGAGCGTTGAAAGAAGACGCACCTGTAGCGGCAACTGGTAAACAGGGCGCATCTGCAGTACAAACGAAAGCGGATACTACTTTGAGTGCGGATGGTATGACCATACAGCGTGCACCTGCCAAAGCTGGTGGAGCGCCCTCAGCGGCGGTATCAGGAGAGGTGGTGAATATTGCAGCGGGTAAATTTAATCCGTCTGCCGCATTGCAGGAGGCTATCCGTGCATCGGAAAGAAAAGGACTGGATGTGAATGTCAGCGCTGGTAAGATAGCGGGCGCCGGCGTTATGAAAGTGCGGGAGAAAGATGGTGTGATGGAGAGTCTGAAGAATGCTTACCTGCCATTGAACATGCCGATGTTCAGCGCTGCGAATCCTATGTTGGCCGTAAGACTGGCCAGCGGAGAGATCAGTGGTTTTGCTACGATCGGACAAAGCAATATGCCGGAGGCTATTCCGCAATGGCTGCGTAAGAATGGTAAAGCAATTGGCTGGCTGACGGGTATCGATGTAGAAAATGTATTATCCAAAGCAACGAATACGTTTGAGAACGGCAACTTCACCTTTACCCTGAATGGTATCAAGGTGAAGGTAGGCGGTTTTGCATCCGCGACGATGGATCTTGGCTTTACGAATATGCAGCCTTCTGCACATGTGGTGGCAGAAATGGATATTCATGGTATGGCGAAGGGCAACCTTGATATCACACTGGCAGAAGATAAGATGTCAGGTGAGGGAGCATTTGGCGTGAGCTTCAAAGGATTCTCCGGAGAAGTGGCGGCGAAGTTCCAGGAGGGTGTGCTGGATGTCAAAGGCATGGTACAGTATGACGGTGATAAGCTGAGCGGTTCGCTGATGCTTGTCATGACGGATAAGAAAACAGCTGACAACTTTGCGGTGACACAACTGGGTGGTGCACCGGCGGCAGAAGCCGCGCCACCGGCAGAAGTGCCTGCTGCGGCACCTGGAAAAGGACCACGTGGTATGGCGGGTGTCGGTACACTGACCTTCAACCTGACAGAGTGGTTTGCCGGTAGTGTGAATGTGATTGTAGATGGTAAGGGATGTGTGACGGTCGTCGGCAAGATTGCACCGCCAAAAGAAATTATTCTGTTCCAGCAGAAGGATTACAGCAAGGAACTGTTTAAGATGGAGGCCCGCGCGGCTTACGGTCTGCCGGTAATAGGCAACGTATTTGTCTTCGCCAACATGGCATTGATTGCGATGGCGAAAGTGGGTCCTGCGAAAATATACAATATCGAAGTAGAAGGTACGTACTCTAATAACCCTGACATTGCGAAGAGCATTACCTTATCAGGTTCACTGAATATGTCTGCTTATGCCGGTCTGCGTCTGCGCGCAGAAGGTGGCGCAGGGCTGGAGCTCTTAGGACATGATCTGAAAGTAGGTGTCGGCGTGAATGCGGACGCTGGTGTGAAAGGATATGTGGATGCGCGTCCGACAATCGGTTATCGTGATCCGGGAGAGTTCTTCTTCAAAGGACATATGGAGATTGCGGCACAGCCGTTCCTCGGACTGAGTGGCGATCTGTTTGTGGAAGTGGATAGTCCGTGGTGGTCGCCATTACCAGATAAGAAATGGACATGGCCGATTGGTGCGCTTGAATATCCGTTACCAGGAGAATTTGGTATCGGCGCTGATATGGAATACGTATTAGGTTCTGGTAAGGTGCCTGAGGTGACATTCAGCGAAGCGAAATTTGATGGCGGCAAATTCATGACAGACCTGGTAGATGATCATGTGCCGGGCAAGAGTGGTGCAGGCGATAAAGAGAAACAAGGCAAATTTACAGATGGTGGTGGTGCAGGCGCAGCTCCGGCAGCAGGTGCACCTCCACCGGCAGCAGCTGGTGGTAAACCAGGCGCTCCGGGAGGTAAACCGGGAGCACCGGCAGCACCAGGTAAAGGCGGTGCCGGCGGACCAGGTGGCGGTAAAGGAGCTGGTAAAGATAAAGGCGCGGATAAAGCCGATCCGGAACAGATGAAGAACTTTGCTGCAGCGATGCAGAAGGTAAAAGCACTGGAAGGGCATAAACCAATGACCCGTGAGGAACTGACAGGCGCTATTGAAGGTATCAAAAAACAGCACAATACACCGGGTATCACTTTCGTGCCGCAGGGTAATGATCTGTGGATTGTTACGGGTGTCATAAAGGGACAGCCTAACAAACAGTCGGTGAAGGTGAAAGCGAATATGAAACCTGGGGACGAGAAGGATAAGAAAGGAGATGACAAGGATAAAGAAAAACAGGTAAGTCTGGGTCTGCAGGCGATTGATACGGAGGAAAAGCAATACATGGCCAAAGGTGGTCTGACCAGGGAAGAGGCAGATAAAGTGGCTACCACTGTAAAAGGTCATCATCCGATATTTAAAGCGATTACAGTTATCGATGGTGGTAAACGCTGGGATTACAGTTATGTACAGGCTGCGAAGATCAAACCGGGAGAGCCGAAAGCGCCTCCTACGAAGGCGCAGTTCCTGGCCTGGCTGAAGGCTAAATTCGGGGTGAAAATATTCCGTGGAGACGACTATCGTGCCTATGTGCGGGAAAAAGGTATCGATGATGATACCGGTGCTGCATGGCGTAAGGAATGGGTAGATAATGCCGTTCTGTACAGACAGGTATCTTCCAAGGGTGCGAATGACCCTTATCCAAACCTTTGTTTTGCAGACGTATTCAAAGAAGAGCCGCGTGAAACAGATATTGACAGAAGATATGATTACGGTTATGGTAACCCAAGCAAAGACAGTAAAACAGGCCTGGCAATCATCAAGAAAAGCCTTATCAGAGCGAAAAAATATGGCTGGAAAGAAGGTTTGGAAGATGATCCTACTTATCTGAAATCAAAGTTCGCGCGATATGAGTGCAAAAGAACAAAGGATATCGTAACTTACGAAAATATTGTACTTGGACATGATGATAAGGAAGGTGCTTCTGAGAACTGGAACAGGATCGGGCATACCAAACATCGTACGGTGAATGTTGCGTGGAATAACAATCCTGATAATTATTGGGGTGTTGAAAGTCCGGCGGCTTCTCAGGTAAGCTCCAGTAAAGCGCCACGTTACAAAGAACCCGGGCCAGGCAGTCATCCGATGTGGTGGAAAAAGGATCATGCTGAGTATTACTTCAAGAACAAAAAATAA
- a CDS encoding SMI1/KNR4 family protein: MSKLINLYEKSFGKPGNLTQLKGGKGADFKIAVSFPDPKKEITETRITSLGLSELSKDDELDIELVLITEGKATPEEAEETGAFFYALYKMIKKAEKVRSGDIYRTDAVPGFGKMDAVILLNSGYKSPAWLDEDEYKGQLIKVVPLFSDEADGLEKLAVESRELFIYKSQVPFREPGRKQTNIVYDAVFNIWSAISEWYTEHKVDDAKKLADMLAAAPKKGAGDALEKKIGIDIPEDFKESFNIVHDTLRVGSYDLYSQANLVAAFKRMYDLNEEGEFVEALEKLVESPEFQPVWWHENWIPVAADSGGDLLVLDMAPTISGTKGQVLTHSAVEGPAITDNHCFLDWLNDYYVALQTGKYDVDKDGILTRN; the protein is encoded by the coding sequence ATGAGTAAGCTGATTAACCTGTATGAGAAAAGCTTTGGTAAACCTGGTAACCTGACCCAACTGAAAGGAGGCAAAGGGGCTGATTTTAAGATAGCTGTTAGTTTTCCTGACCCCAAAAAGGAAATCACAGAAACAAGAATTACATCACTTGGATTATCTGAATTAAGTAAGGATGATGAACTGGATATAGAATTGGTACTCATTACCGAAGGCAAAGCGACTCCTGAGGAAGCGGAGGAGACAGGTGCATTTTTCTATGCGCTTTATAAGATGATCAAAAAGGCGGAAAAGGTTCGTTCCGGAGATATTTACAGAACGGATGCCGTACCTGGCTTTGGGAAAATGGATGCGGTGATACTACTCAACTCAGGTTATAAGTCGCCGGCATGGCTGGATGAAGATGAGTACAAGGGACAGCTGATCAAAGTAGTACCGCTGTTCAGTGATGAGGCCGATGGCCTGGAAAAACTGGCTGTTGAAAGCCGCGAACTGTTTATCTATAAATCACAGGTTCCTTTCAGGGAACCAGGCCGCAAGCAAACAAATATTGTTTATGATGCTGTTTTCAATATCTGGAGCGCCATCTCTGAATGGTATACAGAACATAAAGTAGACGATGCTAAGAAGCTGGCAGATATGCTGGCTGCTGCGCCTAAGAAAGGGGCAGGCGATGCATTGGAGAAAAAAATAGGTATTGATATACCGGAAGATTTCAAAGAGTCTTTCAACATTGTACACGACACTTTACGTGTCGGAAGCTATGACCTGTATAGCCAGGCCAACCTGGTGGCTGCATTTAAGCGCATGTATGATCTTAATGAAGAAGGGGAGTTTGTCGAAGCGCTTGAAAAGCTGGTAGAGTCACCAGAGTTCCAGCCGGTATGGTGGCATGAAAACTGGATACCGGTTGCTGCAGATAGTGGTGGTGATCTGCTCGTACTGGACATGGCGCCGACCATCAGTGGTACAAAAGGGCAGGTACTGACACATTCTGCTGTAGAGGGACCTGCGATCACTGATAATCACTGTTTCCTTGACTGGCTGAATGATTACTACGTGGCACTGCAGACCGGTAAATATGATGTTGATAAAGATGGTATTCTGACACGTAATTAA